The sequence CGGCTTCCAGCTGTCCCTGGGGCACGCCGGCAAAGGCGCCGCGCATCACTTCGCCCTCGTAACCGGCGAAGGACAGGGTGAGAGCCAGAACGCCGTACGGCCATGCCTGCCTCAGATAGGGCCACATCCAGGACTCGCGGATCCATGGATATTGCGGGAACAGCGAGCCCAGCCCGTAATAGAGCAGCCACAGCTGCAAGAGCAGCGGCGTGCCGCGGATGATGGTGCAGAAAACTTTCGCCGGCGCCGCGACCCAGATCGAACCGGCGGCCTGCGCCAGCCCGACCGGCACGGCGATCAGGAAGCCGAGCGCGCAGGTGACGGCCAGGATCCACAGGGCCCGCCAGATGCCCATCAGGCCCATTTCCCAATATTGCGGCAGCCAGTTCCATCGCATGAAAAAGGCGGCCGACAGCACCAGCCCCAGGGCGATCAGGATGAGGACGATGCGGTGCGGCTGCAGCCAGAGCGAGGCGCGCGCCGCGGTGTTGATGATGGCCGCTTCGCCCGCCATCAGCGTGCCTCCTTGATCGAAGGCATGCCCCGCCGCGCCCATTTCTCGGCGCGGCCAAGCAGGAAGTTCGAAAACAGCGTCACCGCAAGATAGAGAACGCCGGCGGCGAGATAGAATATCAGATAGGCCTTGGTGACGCCGGCTGCCTGCCGTGTCGCCAGCGTCAGCTCGAAGAAACCGACGACGGCCAGCAGCGCGGTGTCCTTGGTCGCGATCAGCCACAGATTGGCGAGACCTGGAATGGCAAAGGGCAGCATCGCCGGCAGCGTGATGCGCCGCAAGAGAAGGCTGGGAGACATGCCGAAGGCGCGGGCGGCTTCGA comes from Mesorhizobium japonicum MAFF 303099 and encodes:
- a CDS encoding ABC transporter permease — protein: MAGEAAIINTAARASLWLQPHRIVLILIALGLVLSAAFFMRWNWLPQYWEMGLMGIWRALWILAVTCALGFLIAVPVGLAQAAGSIWVAAPAKVFCTIIRGTPLLLQLWLLYYGLGSLFPQYPWIRESWMWPYLRQAWPYGVLALTLSFAGYEGEVMRGAFAGVPQGQLEAARAFGMSRWKIFQRILLPQAFYRALPTLTGETVLQLKSTPLVATISVIDIFAVAGKVRQDTYLTYEPLLLLALIYMAITGILVLALSRIEARIPVKVG